Genomic window ([Eubacterium] hominis):
AGAATATCTTGAATATCATGAAGTAAGCGATCATTTTGATGAAGCTTTTGATTCATATGTACGATATGGAGGAATGCCTGGGGCTTATCCTTATAAATCAAATGATAAAAAATATGAATATGTGAGAGATGTTTATTCAACAATTCTAATTCGTGATCTCGTTGAAAAATACAAAATTCGTAACAAGCAAGAATTCACAAGTATTGCAGAATTTATGATTGATAATATTGGCAATTTATTATCTCCAAATAACATATCAAAAACGCTTAATAAAGGTGCTAGTGAAATAACTAGAAAAACCGTTACTAAATATATTTCATATTTAGAAAATGCATTTTTATTTTATGAAGCAAAAAGATATGATTTAAAAGGAAAAAAATATTTATCTACAAATAGTAAATATTATTTGTGTGATTCTTCCTTCCGATATGCAGTGAATGGAACAAAGAATATGGATTATGGCAGAGTCTATGAAAATATTGTATATCTGGAATTAAAGCGCAGAGGTTATGAAATTTATGTTGGAAAATTGTACAAAAAAGAAATTGATTTTGTTGTAAAGAAAAAAGATGAACAGATTTACATTCAGGTAAGTGATAATATTTCTGATGAAAAAACCTTTACACGTGAGGTATCTGCTCTTTTAGATATCCGTGATGCTTATCCAAAAGTACTGATAGCAAGAACTCGACATGAACCATATCAATATGAAGGTGTACAAATTATTGATATGGTAGATTGGTTGAGAAAATAAGGTAAGGAGAAGGTAGAATCCTGCATAAAAGGCATCTACCTTTTTGTTTACTATATATAAATTTGAAATTTTCGCCAATTTGTCCATAAAAACAGTAAATATTTCCAAAATCCCTAAAATAAACGTTTTAGCATAGGCAACATTAAAAAATTTTGTTAAAATTTATATTGTGAGAGAAAGGGGTTTTCTTATGAAAGCAATCACTGGTTTCTTGGAGAAATATTTATCTCCAATTGGCGCAAAGCTTGGTAATCAACGACACTTACAGGCTTTAGCAAACGGTATGATGATGACACTTCCATTACTTGTTATTGGATCTATCTTCATGATTATCGCAAATCCACCAATCAATATGGATACTGTGGATTTAAACACAACCAACATATTAATTCGTTTTTTGATTAACTGGAAAGAATGGGCAACGACTTACAACTCTCAGATATTAGCACCTTATAACATGACATTTGGTCTATTAGGTCTAATGACTGCATTTGCTGTTGCATATTCTCTAGCAAAAAGCTACAAGATGAATGCCGCAATCTGCGGTATCATGAACATGTCTATCTTCCTACTAGTATGTTCAGAAGTTGTGCCAACCACTGTAGAAGGTGTGAATGGTATCACAACCAATTACTTAGATAGTAACGGTTTATTTGTCGCATTGATTTTAAGTTTTGTGACAGTCGAAATTACACGTTTTATAGAAACCAAAGGAATAAAAATCAAGTTCCCTGACAGTGTACCAAGCATGGTTGGAAACTTCGTAAATTCCTTACTTCCATTACTGGTGAATATCATCATTATCTATGGTATTAATCTGATGTTGATCAGCGCTACGGGCAAAACGCTGCCAGAAATGATTATGAGTATTTTAACACCAGCCATCAATGTCGGTAACAATGTATGGGTATATGCATTGATTATCATGTTCTCAAATATCTTATGGTTCTTAGGTATTAATGGAACAACGGTTGTATTCCCTATTGTATTTATGATTGGATTAAATGGTACTGCTGCTAATGCAGAAGCAATTGCTGCAGGTGCTAGTGCTGTTACTTCTATGAATCTACAGTTATTCCGTTATGCAATGTTAGGTGGTGCTGGTGGTACCCTTGGATTAATTATCCTGATGTGGAAAAGCAAGAGTGCTAAATTTAGATCACTTGCACGTATCTCTGTTGTGCCAGGTGTTTGTTCCATCAATGAGCCAATTACATTCGGTGTACCTATGGTATTTAATCCAATCTTAGGTATTCCATATATTTTGATTCCTAGTATTTGTGTTGTTTTGGGCTATTACGCACAAGAATTAGGTGTCATCGCAAGAGGTTATGTCGCAGATCCAAGCTTTATTCCATTCTTTGTACAGGCTTGGATGTCTGGTTCAGATTTTAAAAATGTAATCTTCATGTTTGTATTAATTGCATTAAGTGTGGCAATTTACTATCCATTCTTTAAAGTATATGAAAAGATGGAATTAACAAAAGAAGCAGAAGAAGTAGAAGAAGAATTGGAGGGCTTTGAATAATGGCAAAACAAATGTATGACCCATGGTCAAAAATCACAACACGTAATGGTTATGCTTGTGATGAAGTAATTTCTGCGTTACAAAAATCTATTCGTAGAGGCTTAGAGGAACAAGCTTGTATGTTCGCTTATGAGTTATATATCTCATCTCCTCAACTGGAAGAAAAATTGTGGCGACGTTTACTTACCATTTCTGTAGAAGATATTGGAATGGGTAATCCAATGGCTGCTGTTGTAGTCAATGCGTTATCACAAATGAGATTGAATTTTGATTATGCGGACAATGATCGTACAATTTATTTCATTCATGCAATTCGTTATATGTGTTCATCTGAGAAAGATCGTTCTAGTGACCTATTGAAAAATATTTGTATCAAAAGCTTCGCTATGGGCAAATTGCCTGAAATTCCTGATTATGCACTTGATAAACATACACAGCGTGGACAGGCAATGGGAAGAGATTCCTTCCACTTCTTAAATGAAGCCAGCAAGGTTATCCCACAGGCAAAAATTGATAACGATTATAAAGAACGTTACGCTAAAATTCTGGAGGAATATGATCCAGAAAATGTATCAGATACAGCCTTTAAATTTAATGGATGGCAGTTTTAATTAGATAAACAAAACCAGGAATTCCTATATAGGATCCTGGTTTTCTTATGTATTATAGATTTAACCAATCAAATTCCACGTTGCAATTCCTAAAATACCACCTATAGATAGACATAATAAGTACCATCCTGTCTTATAATTTTTCATTTTCCTTATCCTCCTGTTTCTTATGATATTGAGTTATATTATCAATATAAAGCTATAATCATGATAACATCCTTTCAAGGTACAAACAACTCTTTTTTCATCTGATTATTTTCCGGGAAATAATTTTCCTATTTCCTTTTCATTCGATATAATAGAGGTATCTAAGGGAGGCCATATCATGATAGATATACAAAAATTATTATATGAAGAAGCAAAACGTGTTATTTCTTCATGGACAGAACAAGACATCTATGCAATTTCATTTTTCATATATTCCAATGAGGAATATAGATACAAAAGACTGAAAAATCTTACTGAATTTAGTATTGGCTATAATACAGAATCCTATCTAAAAGATTCTTCACCTTACTCTGAAAAACGATGGAACTTTGCTTTTTGGCCAATGAATAACGAAGAAATCATCGATGTTGGAAACGGTCCAGATACCGCAAATGATAATTTCCATATACTTTTACAATGGTATCTTGAGAACAATATAAAAAAACCCGGTAAAGAAGGTCGATATGATGAGTGTCCAATTGGATGTATGATGCTTACAAAAGTTATCACTTCCGTTGCCCTTCAACTTCAAAATGAAGGATTTATTAAACAAAAATTTCATAAAGAAATTCCTATCATTATTCATGATTTATCATATTCATATTATACAGTTGATGCGACAAGGAAAGCGAATCCCCATGGGGAAGCAGATCAATTTCTAACCGCAATGAAAACTTGTCGTGGGCAATATGAGGTTGACTTATCTATAGAATTATCTGATCAGCTTAAACAAACACTTTATGCTTGGAAAGATGAAAAGATACAATTGGTAAAGTGCAGTGTTTACGATGAAGTTGAAACATTTAAAATTATGATTGGTTATTCTAAAACCATCGATGGGGATGATATCAAAGATGAGAAAGAGTTTTTCACAATCAAAAAGGATAATCCTTTGTGGCTTTCCTACAAGAAAGACTTTACGCCTTGTATATCATTGGATGATGATCATCTACAGGATGATATTATCCTCTTACAAGCATGCGCAAATGAAATCAAATCATTATTGAAATATGACTATATTTATATTCTGATGAAACAAAAGCCTCATTTTATTATACAAAGGAACACGTTTGATGAAGTTTCAAATTGGTATACAAATTATATAAATGAGAAGAGATTAGACCTATAATTCCTTTCATTTTATATTATATTTCCTCAGTTTTGTTACATTAGTAGAAAGCCTTGTATATAAATTTTTATTCTGTTATTCTTTAATTGAAGTTGAGCTCACTTCATAAAACAGGAGGAAATAAGAGATGTATCATTCAAGATTTATGAAGAACCATTATGATGCAGGGCATCGATGGGGAGCTTTGTTGTATAAAAATAAAATAGATTTAGAAAAGAATATAAGCTTTGCCTATGATGAAAAGAGAAAGGCTTTTGTGAATGATTGTATACCAATTTATCAAAAATACTATCCAGAAATATTAGAAGAAATCAATGGAATCTGTGATGGTGCGCATATTTCAAAAGATATTTTTTATACTTTCTTGTTAGGTATGTATTGTTTCACAATGGATAATCATTGTACCTGTATGGCGTTTAAGGATGATGAACATATGTTATTTGGCAGGAACAGTGATTTTCTGGTAGGCTTAGAAAAGCAATATGATAGTTGTTATTATTGTTACGATGGATTTATTCCTTTCATTGGGAATACGACTGCATTTACCCAAATGGAAGATGGCATGAATGCTTATGGATTAGCTGTAGGTCTAACTTTTATATGCCCGACACCAAGTGTAAGAAAACCAGGACTTCATGCAGGTATGCTTGTTCGTTATATCTTAGAACATTGTAAGAGTGTAAAAGAAGCAATCACATTTATCAAAAAAGTTCCCATAGGTTCTGCACAGACGATTACTATGATGGATGCCACTGGTGAAATGGTAATTATAGAATGCAATCCTGAAAAAGTAATAGAAATATATCCTAAAAAACAAAGAAATCCATTTGTCGCAACCGCCAATTGTTTTACATCAGATGAAATGCAAAAATATCAACCAAAAAATATAGATGATTGGCGAAGTCATGAACGATATGAAACAGCACAACATGCTTTATCGAAAACAGATACTTACTCTTTTGAGCTGATCAAAGATATATTGTCCGGGAAATATGGTTTCATGTGCCAGTATGATCGAAGAACAAATGCTGATACTGTTTGGTCTTGTATTTATGATATTAAAAATAAGAAAATCTATCGTTGTGAAGGAAACCCAAGTAGAAAACGATTTGTGGAAGATAAGCGATTAAACTTTATATAGAAAAAAATCCCGTTATGCAATCACTTAGTATAGCGGGATTTTAATTTTTCTATTTGCATTTATCTAAAAGAATACACCATGCATACTAGTGCCATTTTCTGTTTCCATAGATTTTTCTTGCTTCAGCTAATGATATGGTTTTCCTTTTTCCAGCTTTTATTTCATTTAGTATTTCTTCTAATTTTTCTTTAAAATTGATTTCATTCATATCCTCATCTAACAAGCATTTACCTGAACTTTTATAATCTTGCATTTCAAAATCTCCTTATTTACTTGATAATCTAAACAAATCATTTTTCTGATAAATAGCATATATGACTTGTTCTATAAGAATTTATAGAAGTTAATTGATATAAGGCACGTCTACCAATTTCACTGGTTTTAAGTTTTTATTTGCGACAGCATATTTTTTCTTAGTTTATCCAACTTCTTTGAAAGAATCAAAATTATCTACTGGTTGCCCATAATATGTAAAGTACCGCATATCCTGATATACAAAATGTGGTGCAGCCATACCACCGTCAACACCTTCTTCTACTTTAAATTCTTTTACTTCATCATTTAATATCGTTTTTGTGATATATTGATAAACACGAACACCCTCTATTGTTTTCAAATACAAAGTATCATCTTTTTGATAAATCTCTTGATCAATACAATTTTCTAAATCATAGGTACCCATAAGCTTGCTACTAGGAAAGAAGTTTTCTTTTGCCACTGATTTTAAAGTACTAATTTTTTCTCCTTCTTCCTTATCCACCTTTCGTACCATTTCCCAATAAATATGGTCTTTATAATAAATACCACTTGGGAATTTTAATTCCTCAAATGCTAAATCAAATGCATATTCTTTAGGATTGGAACTACATGCTGAGATCATAATGGTAAGTAGACAGACGATAATTATTTTAATTTTTTTATAGGGATTACCTACCTTTCAAAATCATTTCTTTCGTATATACTTCACCTTCATCACCTTCCACAACAGCATTTAGTTTTTCGGCTAGATCAATGATTGGCAATAAATCCATTTCGCTTTCTACATTGAACCAAGGTTCTTTTTGATTAAAATAAATACAAATCTTTCGATTTGAATTCACTCCTTCATAAATTAGATATGGTCCTATATTGATACTCATCTCAAATCCATCAGGTGTTTTAGTCGTGATAATTCCTGTTTGATCAATAGTGTACTCATGAGACATTTTTGTTAAAATATGTTCTATTTCCTCTAAAGTGATTGCTTTTCCCTTTCTTGAATCAATTCTCTTAATATAAAAATTATACGCCATTTTACGCTCCTCCTATGTTTTTATATAGCACTATTATAACATTTTCTAATCTATTATTTCATGAATTTAACTTTTTTTATAAATATTTCTTGATTCTAAAATCAATTCTGTTACTATTAAGACTAGAAGCTTAAAAAGAAAGGAAATCTTATGACGTACAAAAAAACAAAAATAACATGTGCACTAGCATTCCTGTTGTCAGCTGTTTTACAACTGATCATGTTACACAAATCTTTTGGCAATTTCTCTCAAATATTACTTCTTTCGATATTATTAGGTGCAATGATGATTGTCGCAATAATGTTCTTTACAGAATATAAACAGAATCAAACAAGCAAAATAACCACTGAATTCATAATCACCTATCAGGATGTATCTCTTGTAAT
Coding sequences:
- a CDS encoding ATP-binding protein produces the protein MRYINRKKYLDELIELTDTPDIKVITGIRRSGKSTLLQAYVEYLQETEKDTNIVMINLQELEYDHLLEYHALHEYILSKHIKGTRNVLLIDEVQMCKKFELAINSIYAKQIFDIFITGSNAFLLSSDLATLFTGRTMEIKVYPFSFKEYLEYHEVSDHFDEAFDSYVRYGGMPGAYPYKSNDKKYEYVRDVYSTILIRDLVEKYKIRNKQEFTSIAEFMIDNIGNLLSPNNISKTLNKGASEITRKTVTKYISYLENAFLFYEAKRYDLKGKKYLSTNSKYYLCDSSFRYAVNGTKNMDYGRVYENIVYLELKRRGYEIYVGKLYKKEIDFVVKKKDEQIYIQVSDNISDEKTFTREVSALLDIRDAYPKVLIARTRHEPYQYEGVQIIDMVDWLRK
- a CDS encoding PTS sugar transporter subunit IIC, with translation MKAITGFLEKYLSPIGAKLGNQRHLQALANGMMMTLPLLVIGSIFMIIANPPINMDTVDLNTTNILIRFLINWKEWATTYNSQILAPYNMTFGLLGLMTAFAVAYSLAKSYKMNAAICGIMNMSIFLLVCSEVVPTTVEGVNGITTNYLDSNGLFVALILSFVTVEITRFIETKGIKIKFPDSVPSMVGNFVNSLLPLLVNIIIIYGINLMLISATGKTLPEMIMSILTPAINVGNNVWVYALIIMFSNILWFLGINGTTVVFPIVFMIGLNGTAANAEAIAAGASAVTSMNLQLFRYAMLGGAGGTLGLIILMWKSKSAKFRSLARISVVPGVCSINEPITFGVPMVFNPILGIPYILIPSICVVLGYYAQELGVIARGYVADPSFIPFFVQAWMSGSDFKNVIFMFVLIALSVAIYYPFFKVYEKMELTKEAEEVEEELEGFE
- a CDS encoding linear amide C-N hydrolase, with protein sequence MYHSRFMKNHYDAGHRWGALLYKNKIDLEKNISFAYDEKRKAFVNDCIPIYQKYYPEILEEINGICDGAHISKDIFYTFLLGMYCFTMDNHCTCMAFKDDEHMLFGRNSDFLVGLEKQYDSCYYCYDGFIPFIGNTTAFTQMEDGMNAYGLAVGLTFICPTPSVRKPGLHAGMLVRYILEHCKSVKEAITFIKKVPIGSAQTITMMDATGEMVIIECNPEKVIEIYPKKQRNPFVATANCFTSDEMQKYQPKNIDDWRSHERYETAQHALSKTDTYSFELIKDILSGKYGFMCQYDRRTNADTVWSCIYDIKNKKIYRCEGNPSRKRFVEDKRLNFI